GACCCATCTGTGCCACGGCCGCCCTTTGGGCAGAGCGTTTGGCCGcctgcttctccttcttctccttcttctccttcttctccttcttctccttcttctccttcgCTTTGGCGGCAGACAGCTGTGCGATGGCTGGCGGCTGCCTGCAAGGAcagagcaggagggctgtgtgAGCGGTGGCGGCTTTGGGGCCGCATCCTGCAACCGCGAGCCTGGGGAAACAGACGCCAGGCCTGAGCCGCCTGCTCACCTGGCCTTCTTCTGGACGCGgctcctttgctttgctgtcgGCCCCTGGGGCGGCGTCTCCACCAGAAAGGTGACGCGGATCCAGCCGGGCAGCGGCGGCAGCTCTGCCATGGGGAAGGAGAGATGCGGTCAGGGCAGAGCGGCGCTGAAGCTGCGGGGCGCTCAGCCCTGTCCCAAAGCAGCCAGAGGCCGCCCCGCTCCCCTGGCGCACGCAGAGACCGCGGGCCCCCTGTGCCTGGTGCCCAGCTCCTCCTCTGCGGGgcgcagctctgctctggggcCGCCTTGACGGCTCTGCTTTGGCAAGAGGAGCCGGGTGCCGCCTGCCGGGCGACAGCCTCTCATGGCGGCTGGGGGAGAGCTGGGCCCGGACCCCCCCTGCCGTCCCCGGGGATGGGGGCACCGTGGGGCACCCAGCGCCTGGCATTCGATGAGGACGACGTGTGGGCAGgaggggaggcggcggcgccgggccggcGCTGGGCAACGCTTCAGCGAGTCGGAGCCGCCTTTGGCTGACGGCGGATGGGGGATTTGCGGCCACGGAGGGGCCGGCAGCTGCTTTACCTTTCTTGTCCCGGCCGAGGGCTGGCAGCGGCGCTCTGGATGCCCTGCGGGGTTTCCCTGGCGGTGGTCTGGGTGCAAACTCCCGTTTGAAGCTGTGCCAAAGGAGAGGCGCTGTGAGCCGGGGCTCCGGCTGCCCTCGCTGCCGGCTGCGTCGCCGGCTGACGGCGAGCTGAGCGAGCCCCAGAGCCAAGGGCCGTCCTGGGCACCGCGGTCACCCAGGCCACGGGGGGATGGAGACGTCGCCTGCGCGCCTTCGTCTCCGCCGTCAGCTCTGCCTCAGCGCGACGCCAGGGACGCGGTGCCAAGCTGCTCCCAGCTCGCGTGGCCCGCGGTCCCACGGCGCCGAGGAGCCGACGCTGCTGAGCAGCCGCACCAAGCGGGGCTGCAGCCACCAACGCACTCACCTGGGAAAGACGACGGCTCGGCCGGAGGACGTCAGCGAGGCTGCGGCCGCCACCCGGGACACCACCATGTCCAGCAGCCAGGGCACCTGCGGGGGGAGCGACGGCGAGGATGGGGGACGTCCTGCTGACGGCCGAGGCTCTGCGCAGCGCTGGAGCGGCCGAGGCCAGCAGAGCCGGCAGCAGCGCAGCACTGGCGCCGTCCTGGTGAGCCGCCTGCGGGCAGCGCCAGGGCCGTGGGGAAACCCaaagctcaccttgagaacaactttctccaggttctcCTGGCCGttgatgctctccaggaagtcgtagtagaacttcatctggacgCCGGTTCCCTGGATGAGCAGCACTCCGACGTCCTTCAGGACAAAGGCCacgtcctcccccttcctcaggcagtggcagaccAAGGACGTGGTGTCCAACACGCAGGCCTTGCCGGTCTCACGGCTCaccgccgcggccgccgccaCCTCTGCGTATTTGAGGGGCTCCACCTCCTTATGGCCTGCAAAATCACAAGGCTCTCAGGCTCCGTTTCCGCCGCCGCTTCCCCAGTGCCACTCGTTGCCGGCGCCGGCCAGGACAGCCCCACGCTTGGCTGGGCTGCGAGGAGGGCTGGATTGCTTGTGGGCACGCAGGCGAGAGCAAGGAAGGGCGAAAGCCCCCTCGTACCTGTGAGGTGCTCCTGGTTCTCCACCAGGTCCCGGCAGCCCGCGAGGTTCCTGGCCAGGCGGAACACGGGCCACTGCAGCGTCACGGCTCCGTTGTCGGCCTCAACCTGCtgggaggccatgctgaaggtGCCGAAGGTGGGAATGCGGACATCCTGCGCgtgggagagaagggaagggccGCAGGGTTAAGGCCGGACGAAGAGCTGCAGGTCGCCCTGTCGGGGACGGCGCCTCGGGTCCCGCCGTGCCCCTGGCCCTGTTTGGAAGCtcaggccggggcagcgggagagctttgggaagggccgcccctcctctccctctccctgccaaagcgcagcgcagcagccagggcagcggCAGCTTGGTGGAAGCCAGAGGTTCCCAGGGGCCGGGCTCAGCCCCGACACGCCGCACCGTGCATCGCACCACGCTGCGGGAGCCTCGCTGCTGCCTTAGGGGCATTTGGGGGCCCAGTTCCCCCccttggcacaggggaagaggCGCTGCGCTCTGCGGCCCGAGGCGAGGGACTCCCCACCGCTCCAGGCAGCCGAGCGGAAAGAAGGCGCCGACCCACCTTGCGCAGCAGGAGCCGCTCCTGGATGCAGGCGGCCACCGCGTCCCAGACGGCGAATCGCactgcagggcaaaggaaaagcaggtcaCGCTCTGCTGCCGCCGCCTCCCGGCGCTCCTCCTGCCTCGCAGCAGCACGGAGGGGGCAGACACAAAGCGCCGTCGCCGGCCCCGGCCCCACGCGGAGGCGGCCCTCGCGCTGACGCCGTGCCGGCTGTGGGCCCGCGTACCTTTGGCGCTGACCTCCGGCATGGCGTAGTCACGCCGTGCGGCGGGGCCATCCTCCCAGAACGTGATCTGGGCTGGCTGCTCCGCAGCAGGATGCTCGCCATCGCCAACAGCCGCCTGGGGGCTCGTCCCTCCGTCCAACGCCGAGCTGCTCGTCTGCTCACGTGGCACAGGGGAAGCCCCTCCATCCGTGCGGCAGGGAGCGGCTCCTCCGTCCGTCcggcacaaagaagctcctccgtccgtccggcagagagcggctcctccgCCCGTCCAGCGCAGGGAATCTCATCCCCTCCCATGGCACAGAGGTGCTCCTCCGTCCGTCCGGTGCAGAGATGCTCATCTCCTCCCGAGACACAGAGGTGCTCCTCCGTCCATCCAGTTCAGAGATGCTCATCTCCTCCCgagacacagagctgctcctccgTCCGTCTGGTTCAGAGATGCTCATCTCCTTACAAGGCTCAGAAATGCTCCTCTGTctgtccagcacagagatgctcgtcCCCTTACGAGGCACAAAGATGCTCCTCTGTctgtccagcacagagatgctcgtcCCCTTACGAGGCACAAAGATGCTCCTCCGTCCGtcaggcacagagatgctcgtcCCTTCAGCTGACAGAGATGCGTCTGCTCTCTGCCAGATGCTCAGGGATGTGGGACCCTCGGCCAGGCAGCGCCTTCAGACCCCTCCTGGGCGGCCGTGTCACAATCGTTGCCGTGGCGCTGCTGCCGCCCATTGTGACACAGCCggcacagcagcctgctgccctcGTCGCCGTGGCAGCCGAACGCCTGCAGAGGCCGGGACGGAGAACCGCACGAAGCCCAGGCACCACCACCATCCCACAAGGGCTCCCTGTTTTCTCACAATCTGCTACCAGGCCTGGTGACTTTGGGCCAGAGCCCAaaaggctgcatgcagcccaggggctcacagccacagccccactTAGAGAGGCTGGCACACGGCCTGGGCCTAAAGGTGCTGCCAGAGGAGCCAGCAGTGGCCCTGGGGCCGAAACACAGCCAGAGAGACTGGCAGCGGCCGAGGGACCTGAAGCCACAGCCTGAGCGGCCAGCAGCGACCCTGGGTTTGAAGCCCAGCCAGAGAGGCTGCCCTGGCCCTGGGCCTAAACCTGGAGCCACAGCACGAGAAGCAGCCACCAGCTTCGGGCCTGAAGCCACAGCCTGAGAGCCGGCCCTGAAGTCTGAAGCTCCAGCCAGAgagccagcaccagccctgggcCATCATGCCGCGGTTACAGCCACAGGGGCAGCGCCAGAGCCGGGCCTGACAGCCACACCTACAGCCGGGCGGGCTGGCAATGGCCATGGAGCCTAAAGCCAGTCCTGAAAGGCCGGCACCAGGCCGAGGCCTGACGCACAGCCCGAGAGGCCGGCACCAGGCTGAAGGCCCAAAGCCAGAGGTAGAGGCCGGCACCAGGCCGAGGGCCCAAAGCCAGAGGCAGAGGCCGGCACCAGGCTGAAGGCCCAAAGCCAGAGGCAGAGGCCGGCACCAGGCCAAAGGCCCAAAGGCAGAGGCAGAGGCCGGCAGCggccctgggcacagctgtgccttcctgctgctctctgctgattCCTACAGGGCTCCACTGACCGCTCTGAGGCCGTGCTGCTCCTCACTGGTTGTCACTTGGCCGTGCTGCACCTTTCTGCTCCGTTCTGCTCTgcactcctcccagctcctccttgTTCCTCTGGGACCCCGCTGAGCACTACGAGGCCATGCTGCCTTTTTACTGGGCTGCACCAGGGTGTCttcacttctctgctgctttcacagaatcacagaatcacccgggttggaagggaccccaaggatcccatttgcctttcgagctgcgcACTGCTGCCTCGTGTTCAGcctctcgtccatcaggacccccagctccttctctgcccagctgctctccaggcccactcctcccagcctctacaggtgcctggggttcctccggcccaaatgcaaacctcattgaacctcatcaggttcaccccagcccagccctgcagcctctcgaggtccctctgaatggcatcccttccttccaccgtatcgaccgcaccgctcagcttggtgtcgtcagcaaattgctgagggtgcactcaattccctcatccatgtcattaataaagatgttaacgagcaccggtcccaagacagacccttgggggacaccgcttgtCCCACTTCAATTCACCCCCATTCAATGaaccccattcaccccattgGTTCAGTCCCACATTTCCTACAATTTGGATCTGGGAGGTGACCACTGCTTTGCCTCTGATGAACGCACAGCGGAGATGCAGGCGCTCGCTGAGCTCACAGTGGTTGCCAGGCTGTTTGTGgcccagctggagcagagctggtgctctgGTGAGCGTGGTGCACACggagctctgtgctttcattgAGAGATCCTCCTTTCGAGCCCactgggagcagcgctgcggcgTCAGCTGGGCAGTGACCAGGTGAGCTGGGTTGGTGCCGGCTGGGTGCCGGGAGGTGTCTCAGCACaaaagctgggctggggaggagctcccagctgcagcgCTGCCCCTCAGCACGGCTGTTTGCAGGGGAAATGGGTTCTTGTTCAGCTTCCACCCCACGTTTCAGTGAGGATGATGAGACGTCCTTCCTCCCCTGGGAAATGGCTGCCGCCCCCCCTTCATGTCAGAGCtttaaaaggaagcagagcGCAGACTTCATCGGCTGCAACTTGTGCCTCCCTGCTCCGTGGTTGCTTGGTGTGCCAATACCCATCAGGTGCTTCAGCAAACCGCGCTGAATCACGGCAGAGCCAGGAGCCCAGCTGAGGACATGGGCGCTCAGCACACGTGTGGGGGGAAAGGGAGCCTGGGGGCACCTGCTGACAGAAGCCATGGcagccagagcccagctgcagccagtgATGGGCAGGCAGTCCTTGCAGCCTCCAAGCATTGCCTTCCTCAAGAGGCGACATTGCATGGCAGAAGAGAGCTGGGAAAATGCTGCTTCCTCGTGATGTTTCCCTTGTTGGTGCTTTCTGTCGGTTCCTCTCCAAAAGGAGAAGTCAGGAATGCAGGCAGCTGAAGATCGCGGCGCTGCAGGCGATGTCAAGTGAGGAGCTTGGAGTGCAGGAAGGGGCAGCGAGAAGTGAGCTGTCAGTTGTGTTTGCGCTGTCAAAGCAGCATCTGTCTGTTTCCTTTGGGGACAGGGGCTCACTGGCCAATacttgtgctgcctgctgctgtctgtgacaCCAACACACCGTCTGTTGTCGTAGGGACAAAACCTGTGCGTCTGTGGAACGGTGCGGGGCAGGGGGGGAACGGAAAGGCTCCGCAGGTAAGAAGCTGCTGTGAGCTGCGGTGTGGGCACTGCCTCTAAACAGGGCTGCACCAAGGGCTGCTGTGACGGAGGGCAGAGGAAAGGGCTGcaaagagatgctcttcatgtcCTTCTCGTCTCCTTCCTGTCAGAAGCCGATGCCAGCGGCCTTCCTCTGCAGCGCAGCCGTGTGGAAAGGCAGGAGTGCGGCACAGCGCCCAGGAGAGgtacagcacacagcaggcagctgggttTGCTGCTCTGTCTTTCTGGTTGGGCTTTCTGCCTGTTCTCTCCTGGGGCTGTTCTCACTGCGTGCTGCTTGGGGTTTGAACCCCGGGGATTTACAGTTACCTCTCCTGTCCTGATTTACAATGGGATCCCAACGTTCACCCCAGATCCCTTGCTGTGAACGTGGtacagcagagctgccatcGACTCTTTGGGATTCTTTCTTGCTGTTCCCAGCAGTGGCGAGCAGCTCGGATGTGCCGGAGGACATCACGGACATCCAGGGTTTGCTCTCTTGGCTCAATGGTGAgtttggggctgcagagctgcagctgtgtttgcacagtGGCTGTGAGGAGGCTCTCATGGCCATTTGGGGGACgtttttgcattttcagacGTGGCAACAGCCGCTGAGGTCCCCCATGAGAACCCAGCAGCCCTGCGCCAGGATGTTTCATCGCTGAGCTCCCTGCCAACCCTGGTGAcggcacagagctcagcacacaggctgccaTCAGGACGCCCACCGACCCCTTCTGGGGGCTTCCTCCATCCCCCGGGTTCCTGGTTGAGCTGCAATGCGGGCTGTCGGAGCAGCGCCCCGTTGTGCCACCAGCGAGTGCTCAGCTCAGCCCACGGCTGACCAGCAAAGCTCACAGCCCACCGAGGAGGAGCAGCAAAGGCAGCCCCAGGAGCTTCAGGCAGACAAGAAGAACAGGGGCAGCACCAAGCGGGGGGCCGAGCGCCCTGCCGGCACCCCCCAGAAAGGGGAGAGcccccagcaggagcagcccaccAGCAGCGCTCCTGCCAAGAGAAGGAAGCTGCCGCCCTGCAGGGAAGGAACGGAGGGAAAAGGCCGCAAACAGCCAAGCGAAGCCGTCCGGGGCCGGCGCAGGAGGCAGCGGCAGCCAAGTGGGCACTGCAGCGAGCTGCGCCTGCGTGAATGCATCCAGGCCGTGCACCCGCTGGGGCAGAGGGTGACTGCAGTGGGCCCAGTGCGCCGGCCACCCTCTGTGCAGCCCCAACCCTCAGCCAGCgctggccctgctgccctccagccccaAGGCAGCCACGCACACAAGGCAGCGCCCCCATCCCCAGGCAGCGTGGTGCAGAGGAGCTCGGCGCTGCGGAGGGACCCACcgccaccaccagcaccaccagcagccGCCTTGGTGCCCCATGGACTCTGTGCCCGGCGTAACACCCACAGCCATGGAGGAGTCGCTGCCCATCACAGCTGAGCAGTGGGAGCGCATGAAGAAGCTGGaccaggaagagcagcagcgGGCGGCCCTGCAGATGAAGATCGGCCCCATGCAGTTCCTGCTGCAGTGGGACACAGACATGGCCATCGCCGACCACTACGGCGACCCGTAACCCTGCGCTCCTCACCGGCCCTCAGCACCAGGCCGCAGCGGCAGCGTTGCAGGGGCCCCATCTCTCCCCTCCACAACCCAGCCGTCCTCCAGTCAGCAGTGCAGTGGGATGGGACGTTGTCTGGCTGCTCAGCTGCGGCGGGACTGGGATTGTAGGATTTTAggattgtttctgtttctcctcgTGCTCCAGGACAGGTTATTAAAAGCTTCGCATCCCCTTTGCGACgtccctctgcctgcagtcaTTTGCGCCGTGTCACAGCCCCCCAGCTCCCCATGCCCACCTTTGGGCAGCATGGGGCACCACGGATGGCCCATGGCATccctcagctgcagccccagccctcctctctccctgcagccctttgtgcagcaggatgcagaggGCGTTTCACAGCTCTCCTGTGCTGCCCAGTGCCATGAATCGCCGTGGGGacgggcagcaggcagggaagaTGGAGGGGAATGGCCCTGGCCAGCAGAGACTGCAGCAGGGGCAGCTCCTATGGAGGGGGGAAGCAGGggcagcaggggcagcaggggcagcagggCCTGCTGTGCACATCAGCATAAAGATCCCTCCCAGGCCATGGCTCTTCTGCCCCACATTGCTTGCATTGAGCAAATCCCCCCCAGCTAACACTGATAATAGCTCAAAATACCCAGATTGTtcttaattattgtttttaattaaaagacaaccctgcagccatgctgtgaATCTTCTCACTGGACTGTGAGCTCCTCCTGGCAGTGAATTCTCTCTCCGTCCCCTTGGTTCTGTAGCAGTTACTGTTTGCCTCCACATCCCTCTGCATGTGTCCCTTTCTGGAACCTTACATCTCATAGGGAAACACCCTCACACCTTTCCTCTTTGTATGGAACATCTGTAATTCATCCTCCTTTGCACGAACTCCATTACAGCCTTTGGGCTGTGATACCCACGACAACGAAAACACAACTtgcctgctgtgttttgttcccATTTCCAGCTCCGTGCTCCTTCGGTCTCTGAGGTGGGACAGGGGGAAGGGGAGTGAAGCTGTGTGCGTTCCCTGCTGCCggttggtttgctttttcatgGCAGGAGCTCTGGCTTAGAGGAGCATCCCATGGCATTCGTGGgatcagcagctctgccacaggAGGAggtgagaatcatagaatcatagaatcatcgaatcatagaatcatcgaatcaccaaggttggaaaagacctcaaagctcccccagtccaaccgttcccccattcccaacagctcccactgaaccacggccctcaacacaacatccagccacacatagggacccatagggacacatagggaccccatagagaacATAGggaccatagggacccatagagacccatagggacccatagggaccccacatgtccctcaacacaacatccagcctttccttcaacacccccaggctcggtgcctcccccacctccctgtgcatccattccagtgcctgaccaccctttctgaacagcaattcttcctcatgtccagcctgaatctcccctggtgcagcttgaaaccattccccctgctcctatcactgatgacacgagagcagaggccgacccccagctcactacagcccCCCTTCATGCAGtcatagagagcaataaggtctcccctgagctcctcttctccatgctgaacattcccagctccttcagcctctcctcaccagccctgtgctccagacccctcaccatttcattgccctcctttgaacacgttccagggcctccatgtctttcatgcagtgaggggcccaaaactggacacagtactcgaggtgcggcctcaccagtgctgaatacaggggaacaatcacctctctgctcctgcttgcaacgctgtttctgatgcaggccaggatgcccttggccttcttggccacctgggcacactgtgggctcatgttcagcccagcatcaatcaatacccccagctccatttcctctacgccgtcctccagccacaccgccccaagcctgcagcgtcgcctggggttgttgtggccgaagtgcaggacccggcatttggccttgttgaacctcatcccattggctccagcccagctctgcagcctgtccagatccctctgtagggcctcgctacccccaggcagatccacacttccagccaatttggtgccatctgcaaatgtactgaggctgcactcgatgccctcatccaggtcatcaataaagatattgaagaggaccGGCCCCAGCACCgagccctggggaacaccactcacgaccggtcgccagctggatttgactccattcaccaccactctctgtgcccggccctccagccagctcctcacccagccaagagtgcagccatccaagcctctggctgccagcttctgcaggagaatgctgtgggagacagtgtcaaaggctttgctgaagtctaggtagagcacatcaacagcctttccttcatccaccagatgggtcactagattatagaaggagatcaggttggtcaaacaggacctgcccttcatgaacccatgctggctaggcctgatcccccgctcatcccgcacatgccgcatgatctccctcaagacgatctgctccataaccttccctggcaccgaggtcaggctgacaggcctgtagttccctggatcctccttacgacctttcttgtaaatgggagtcacattggcaagcctccagtcatctgggacctcaccagtcaacaaggagcgctgacagatgatggaaaacGGCTCGGCTctcacctccgccagttccctcagcactctcgggtggatctcatctggccccaaaataagcgatatttaaggttaaaaaaagggatttctatgaaaatcagcgatatttatggttaaaaacagggatttccatgaaaataagcgatatttaaggttaaaaacagggatttctaggaaaataagcgatatttaaggggaaaaacagggatttctatgaaaataagcgatatttatggttaaacacagggatttctgtgaaaataagcgatatttaaggtgaaaaacagggatttctaggaaaataagcgatatttaaggggaaaaacagggatttctatgaaaataagcgatatttaaggggaaaaacagggatttctatgaaaatgagtgatatttaaggttaaaaacagggatttctatgaaaataagcgatatttaaggggaaaaaacagggatttctatgaaaataagcgatattttaggggaaaaacagggatttctatgaaaataagcgatatttgaggtgaaaaacagggatttctatgaaaataagcgatatttaaggggaaaaacagggatttctatgaaaataagcgatattttaggggaaaaaacagggatttctatgaaaataagcg
Above is a genomic segment from Lagopus muta isolate bLagMut1 unplaced genomic scaffold, bLagMut1 primary scaffold_216, whole genome shotgun sequence containing:
- the LOC125687790 gene encoding coiled-coil domain-containing protein 81-like, with translation MPEVSAKVRFAVWDAVAACIQERLLLRKDVRIPTFGTFSMASQQVEADNGAVTLQWPVFRLARNLAGCRDLVENQEHLTGHKEVEPLKYAEVAAAAAVSRETGKACVLDTTSLVCHCLRKGEDVAFVLKDVGVLLIQGTGVQMKFYYDFLESINGQENLEKVVLKVPWLLDMVVSRVAAAASLTSSGRAVVFPSFKREFAPRPPPGKPRRASRAPLPALGRDKKELPPLPGWIRVTFLVETPPQGPTAKQRSRVQKKARQPPAIAQLSAAKAKEKKEKKEKKEKKEKKEKQAAKRSAQRAAVAQMGPAGAARDASGQEKWRSVVTAAAGGAVLDEARAEAKARRRRAAPALQQTPLVALWSRSSDCSLLGERSRSASPAVPAAHKGSGSTQGRPPRGDAGLPVWRPICPR